The proteins below are encoded in one region of Levilactobacillus namurensis:
- a CDS encoding B3/4 domain-containing protein, with protein sequence MSQKFIVDPEFWEIFPDVQIAFLTAHGVDNHSYGHLKKSRLMEANEKAEDWVPYSPISKNPIIAAWREAFRKFKTKKGARCAVEALLKRASKGNGVGAINPVVDLYNTVSLTYAFPLAAEDMDKIVGDVHLGVAKGGEPFYPIGEADEEPEEALPGEVIYRDDQGVISRCWAWRDSARVESTEDTQNILFYMENIQPERKEDHEKAVQMLKDSFKEYLNVDLDDHLVTRDHPEVTF encoded by the coding sequence ATGTCACAGAAATTCATTGTCGATCCTGAGTTCTGGGAAATCTTCCCCGACGTTCAAATTGCCTTTTTGACCGCCCACGGTGTGGATAACCACAGCTACGGCCACCTCAAAAAGTCCCGGTTAATGGAAGCTAACGAAAAAGCTGAGGACTGGGTCCCATACTCCCCAATCAGTAAGAACCCAATCATCGCGGCTTGGCGGGAAGCCTTCCGGAAGTTCAAGACCAAGAAGGGCGCGCGGTGTGCCGTCGAGGCCCTGCTCAAGCGGGCCAGCAAGGGCAACGGCGTGGGCGCAATCAACCCTGTCGTGGACCTCTACAACACGGTCTCTCTGACCTACGCCTTCCCGTTAGCGGCCGAAGACATGGATAAGATCGTCGGTGACGTCCACCTGGGCGTCGCTAAGGGGGGCGAACCCTTCTACCCAATCGGTGAAGCCGACGAAGAACCCGAAGAAGCGCTCCCTGGTGAGGTCATCTACCGCGACGACCAAGGGGTAATCTCCCGTTGCTGGGCTTGGCGGGACAGCGCACGGGTCGAATCTACGGAAGACACCCAAAACATTCTCTTCTATATGGAAAACATCCAACCAGAACGCAAGGAAGACCACGAAAAAGCCGTTCAGATGCTCAAGGACAGCTTCAAGGAATACCTGAACGTGGACCTCGACGACCATCTGGTCACCCGCGACCACCCCGAAGTCACCTTCTAA
- a CDS encoding MFS transporter: MDEAERESSPWQRNLYVLWFCTFVAGMAFSEIMPFLSLYISSLGDYTKAQVTMYSGLVYAADFFVSAIASPLWGIVADRKGRKIMLLRSSLGMGVAMALMGFATSVWQLVALRALQGVFAGFISNAQALVASQTPRKHSGASLSTLMTGPTSGMLLGPVFGGILAQVFSIRITFFITGFLLLVTFFMSWGLVEEKFKPVVHQSEQATSHNPLAAFPNPKLILVLLSSTLIVQFGNISISPIISLYVKELMHNVGPITVVAGIIAALPGISNIIASPRLGRYGDQHGSGRVLIFGYIFATLMYLPQGFVTSVWMLGILRFMIGISDGALFPEIQTLLTKNTPVELTSTVFSWNQSFQSVGNMLGSLLGGWIAGMFNYNAVFISTAALMVINLTLVWWLVPEIRKRQAPATTHS, from the coding sequence TTGGATGAAGCTGAACGCGAAAGCAGCCCTTGGCAACGTAACCTCTACGTCCTGTGGTTCTGTACGTTCGTCGCCGGCATGGCCTTCAGCGAAATCATGCCATTTTTATCGTTATATATTAGTAGTCTTGGCGACTACACCAAAGCCCAGGTCACCATGTACAGTGGCCTGGTCTACGCCGCCGACTTCTTCGTCAGCGCCATCGCCTCACCTCTGTGGGGCATCGTGGCCGACCGAAAGGGCCGGAAGATCATGCTCCTGCGGTCATCTCTAGGGATGGGCGTGGCCATGGCCTTAATGGGCTTCGCCACCAGCGTCTGGCAGTTGGTCGCTTTGCGGGCACTCCAAGGCGTCTTCGCGGGGTTCATCTCGAACGCCCAAGCGCTGGTCGCCTCCCAGACGCCCCGGAAACACAGTGGGGCCTCACTCAGTACCTTAATGACGGGTCCTACCAGCGGGATGTTGCTGGGACCCGTCTTCGGGGGAATCTTAGCCCAGGTCTTCTCGATCCGCATCACTTTCTTCATCACGGGGTTCCTCTTATTGGTCACGTTCTTCATGAGCTGGGGCCTGGTCGAAGAGAAGTTCAAGCCGGTGGTTCACCAGTCGGAACAAGCAACTTCTCACAACCCCCTAGCGGCCTTCCCGAACCCTAAACTGATTTTAGTGCTCCTGTCCTCCACGTTGATCGTCCAATTCGGGAACATCTCCATCTCCCCGATCATCAGTCTCTATGTCAAGGAACTGATGCATAACGTGGGACCCATCACCGTGGTCGCCGGAATCATCGCAGCCTTGCCCGGAATCTCCAACATCATCGCCTCGCCGCGGCTAGGACGGTACGGGGATCAACACGGGTCCGGCCGGGTCCTGATCTTCGGCTACATCTTCGCTACGCTGATGTACCTGCCGCAAGGGTTCGTCACTAGCGTTTGGATGCTGGGAATTCTACGGTTCATGATCGGTATCTCCGACGGGGCCCTGTTCCCCGAGATTCAGACCCTGCTGACCAAGAACACCCCGGTCGAATTGACCTCGACCGTCTTCAGCTGGAACCAGTCCTTCCAATCCGTTGGGAACATGTTAGGTTCCCTCCTGGGCGGCTGGATTGCCGGAATGTTCAACTACAACGCCGTGTTCATTTCAACGGCGGCCCTGATGGTCATCAACCTGACCCTAGTCTGGTGGTTAGTTCCCGAGATTCGCAAACGGCAAGCTCCCGCCACCACCCATTCATAA
- the arcA gene encoding arginine deiminase, with protein sequence MTSPIHVMSEIGKLKVVMLKRPDVEVENFTPDMMPRLLFDDIPYLPIAQKEHDNFADVLRQNGTEVLYLEKLSAEALDDGGEEVKQNFLQQMLAESGYIAGVTHDALKEYLLSMSTQDMVNKIMGGVRKNELDFVPADLVSAAEEDDYPFFMDPMPNLYFTRDPAASIGDGLSINHMTFAARQRESLFMETIIKYHHRFANKGLNVWRDRNHDTRIEGGDELVLSDHVLAIGVSQRTSADAIEDIAKNLFAKSHFDKVIAIKIPHNHAMMHLDTVFTMINKDQFTVHPGILGEGGHIDTWTITPGKDGELNLDHRTDLKQVLKDALGLDDLDLIPTGNGDPIIAGREQWNDGSNTLAIAPGVVVTYNRNYVSNELLRKHGLKVIDVLSSELSRGRGGPRCMSMPLVREDL encoded by the coding sequence ATGACCAGTCCAATTCACGTAATGTCCGAAATCGGCAAATTGAAGGTTGTTATGCTCAAGCGGCCAGATGTTGAAGTTGAAAACTTCACGCCTGACATGATGCCTCGGTTGTTATTCGATGACATTCCATACTTACCAATTGCTCAAAAGGAACACGATAACTTCGCTGATGTTCTTCGTCAAAACGGTACTGAAGTGCTCTACTTGGAAAAGCTGTCTGCTGAAGCTTTGGATGACGGTGGTGAAGAAGTTAAGCAAAACTTCTTACAACAAATGTTAGCTGAAAGTGGCTACATTGCCGGCGTTACCCACGATGCTTTAAAGGAATACTTACTGTCAATGTCCACCCAAGACATGGTCAACAAGATCATGGGTGGGGTTCGGAAGAACGAACTCGACTTCGTCCCAGCTGACTTAGTCAGTGCGGCCGAAGAAGACGACTACCCATTCTTCATGGACCCAATGCCTAACTTGTACTTCACGCGGGACCCTGCGGCCTCCATCGGTGATGGGTTAAGCATTAACCACATGACCTTCGCTGCTCGTCAACGCGAATCGCTCTTTATGGAAACCATCATTAAGTACCACCACCGGTTTGCCAACAAGGGCTTGAACGTTTGGCGCGACCGGAACCACGATACTCGGATCGAAGGCGGGGACGAATTAGTTCTCTCCGACCACGTCTTAGCTATCGGGGTTTCCCAACGGACGTCTGCCGATGCCATTGAAGACATCGCCAAGAACCTGTTCGCGAAGAGCCACTTCGACAAAGTCATCGCAATCAAGATTCCACACAACCACGCCATGATGCACTTGGATACGGTGTTCACCATGATCAACAAGGATCAATTCACGGTGCACCCAGGAATCTTAGGCGAAGGCGGCCACATCGATACTTGGACGATCACGCCAGGTAAAGATGGTGAACTGAACTTAGACCACCGGACGGACTTGAAGCAAGTTCTGAAGGACGCTTTAGGTTTGGATGACCTGGACTTGATTCCAACTGGTAACGGTGACCCAATCATCGCCGGCCGTGAACAATGGAACGACGGCTCCAACACCTTAGCAATTGCCCCAGGTGTTGTGGTGACCTACAACCGGAACTACGTTTCTAACGAACTGTTACGTAAGCATGGCTTGAAGGTTATCGACGTCTTATCAAGTGAATTATCTCGGGGCCGTGGCGGTCCTCGTTGCATGAGCATGCCACTGGTTCGGGAAGACCTCTAA